In Candidatus Eisenbacteria bacterium, the sequence CTGATGTTGTGGACACAAGATGCCAGTCCAGCCGAGGCAAAGGAGGGGCAGTGGGCTAGGTGGTCCGTAAGCAAGTGGTCCGGCGTGACAATCGTAGCCATCCTTTACGCGGGCTCTGCCTTCCTCGCTGCTCGCCAGGTCGCGACTCTCTTGGCCCAGACCCCGCATGTGGTGCGCGAAGTTGCGATCGCGTTTCGCGGAACACAGCGGCCAGGCACCCGAGTCATGGCAAGGAAGCCGCACGTCGCTTACTACTCTGGAATGGACTATGTGCCTCTGCCGAGAGCGCGTTCTCTCACCGATTTGGTGATCGCGGCAGAGCAGGCACGGGCCAGGTTTGTCTTTGTCTCCCCGATTGAAGGGGAATTGCGTCCTGAGCTCGCAGTGCTGATGGACTCTGGACTTACCGTACCTGGCTTACGACAAGTGGCCTATCGTGCGACGGCGCCGGGAAAAGGCGCAGCGATGTATCTCGTTGAAGGCGCCTTGCCGAAAGAAGCGGAACAACGACGTGCTGTAGCTCAAAGTCTGATCCGGCATCCAAGCGCCGCGAGTCAAGACGGCCAGGTTGCGATTGCCACTGAACTGCTGCACGCAGGTGAGTATGAGCAGGTCGTGAACCTGCTGACATCCACAAGTGCGCTAGACCGTGATAACCCGGATGTCGCGGGCCTTCTGTCGAACGCCTACCACGCGCTCGGTAGGTATAACGATGCCGCGCGGGAGTGCCTGCGCGCCATGCGACATGGTGAGGGGACAGCGCAGCACTACGACCAGCTTGGAAGGATACGGTTCCGACAACTGAGGTACGCGGAAGCGAGTCAATGTTTCCGGACAGCTATCGAAATGGAGCCTGGCGACGTGGACCGGAGATACCTCCTAGGCTTGGCCGAGTTTGAGCAGCGTCATTACGCGATAGCAGCCAGAGAGTTTGAAGCGTACCTTGCATTGTTCCCGCAGTCATCGGAGGCGCGCAGGATGACCGCAATCAGTCTAGCCCGTTCCGGCGACCGTTCCGGCGCGCTCAGGCTTCTTAGCTCGGCGCTAGGCGAGTCTGATGCAGGTGCGAGTGCGTCGCTGCGAGCGCTTGCCGACTCTCTCGCGGCTCAATAAGGAAACCCTGACGGGCCATTTGCTCGCGATGAGGAAGAGACGAGTCGGAGAGAGCTACATCATCACCGGGCCGGCTCGAAAGAGCCGGCCCGGTCCGAGGCCCCGCGACTTCTCCTCAGCAGAGAGTTAAAGTACTAGCGAGTCACGACCACTCGTCGCGATACACGCTCCCCCGCCGCGGTCAGGTCGGCGAAATAGATCCCGCTCGCCGCCGGTCCTGCTTCGAACACCCGCATGTGATCCCCCGCCGGAAGCACACCGTCGACGAGCTTCGCCACGATCCTCCCCGAGAGGTCCACGACCCGCAGGATCACGCGCGCTTCCTGGCGGAGCGCGAAGGAAAGCTGGACCCGCGGCCCGGAGGGATTGGGAATCACGGGGCGCAGCGCCGCGATGCCGTGACTCGAAGCCCCGGAGACCGCGAGCGGAGAGGTGATCAGGTTCGGCTTGTAGGTGTTGATCATCCCGTCCATGCGAGCGTCCTGGCCGGGAGTGAATTCCGCGTAGCAGGCGTCATAGGAGTAGTCGAGGAAATTGTGGATCGGATCCACACCGGGCAGCGGACACGTATCCGTTCCCTCGGCCGGGCACCCGGTCGTCTGCGCCGCCTGGGCCGGCGTGTCGGCAACGAAATCATTGGGCTCCTGGCAGCCGGTGAAGAAGGTATGGAAGAGACCGAAGTAATGACCCATCTCGTGCGTGACGGTGCGCCCCATGTTGAAGTTCGTGATGTGGCCGCCGGGCAGCGAGCCGTAATGGACGACCATTCCCTGGTACACGTTGTCCTCGGTCACACCCCACGGGAACGTCGACCAGCCGAGCGCGTTGAACCTGGCGGTGTAGATGTTGACGGTGTGCACGGGATCGATGGCCAGGGTTTCCTTGCAGCGCTTCTCCTGGTTCGAGCCCTGGACCATATCGAACCAGTCAGGGTTCAGTGTGCGGTCCACCGAGACGAGCACGAAGCGATAGCCGGTGTCGTAGCCGCCCGCGGCGCCGCTGAAGTCGAGGTTGAGCTCCCGGATCTGCGCTTCGATCTGGGCATCGGTGACGTTCCCTTCGACGCCGTTGTGGAGAACGTGCACGGCGACGCGAACGATGCCTCCGACCCCGGATTGGGCTCCTGGGCCGCCGGTCTTCTCCTCGAGCTCCTGCTGGATGATCTGAGCTTCGGTCGCGCTGGGCTCCACGGTGCCGCAAGCGCGCCCGTCGAAGTTGCTCGACGGGAAAGCCTCGCCGGTCCACGTCACTGTGGCGAGACAGCAAAGCAGAACGATGAAAACCGAATCGGGGGAGTGGGCGAATTGAGGCACCTGGAGTCGCATGGCTCCCTCCCTGCGGACGAATCGTTCGTCCACAACGCGACCGGTCTGTCGCGATCGGGTGCCGCCCGGCCTCTGAAATGGATGCTCCCAGAATCATGCCGCCGTGGCTATGGGAAAGATGCGAATCGAGCCCTACGAGAGGACCACCCGCCGCCTTGTCCGCGAACTAGACGGCGTCGCTGAGGCTCGAGAACGTGAAGTTGGACGCCTTGATCGCGGGGACGATGGCGTTGCCCGCCCTCACCGCCGGCGTCATGCCCAGGATATTGCTGAGCAGCACACCCGGGCTTTCGTTGAAGCGGAAGTTCATGACCGGACGCGAGATCTTTCCGTCTTCGATCAGCCACAGACCATCTCGGGTCAATCCTGTGAGCTGCATGGTCTGAGGATTGACGACGCGGATGTACCAGAAGTGCGTCACCAGAAGCCCACGATCCGTGGAAGCGATGAGCTTCTCCAGCGTGTCCTGGCCGCCTTCGAGCACCATGCTCGTCGGCGCGGGCGTGGGCTCGCGGCCGGCGCGGTGAGCCCAGTAGCGATCGTAGGCGAGGCCCTTCAGAACCCCCTTCTCGATCCAGGTGATCGGGCGCGTGGCGATTCCGAAGTCACCCGCGAAGCCGCCACCGAAGCCGCCACCGCCGCCGCCGCCGCCTCCGCCTCCCGCGGTGATCCACGGAAGTCCAGGCCGGCGCGCATCGGTGGGATCGCTCTTCAGCGTGACCATGTCGCCAAAGACCTTCTCGGAGACCAGCGTGCCTCCGCCTTTCTTCGAGAAGTAGGAACGGCCTTCCTCGGCGGTGCGCGCGGACAGGGCCTGAGTGAGATTGTTGCCCAACAGATCGGCCACCGCGGCGGGCTCGAGCACCACGGTGTAGTCGCCGGGCTCCAGAGCCTTCGGACTCGCCGAGGCGCTCGCCTTCTGCAGCGCTCGCTTGGCCAGGGCCAGCGCGTCCACTTCCTTCACGCGCGTCGAGGAGTCGTCGGCCCACCCCGATCCCGTGCCGTCCGCGGTGCGGACCGTGGCGCTGTACGAGGCATCGGTGGACCGGTGGTATCCGAAGTTTCCGGCCTTGTTGGCGAGGCACTGCGTGCTGCAGCCATTGAGGAAGAACCCTGAGGAGTTCATCTTTTGCTCGGCGGCCGGATCGATGACCGCGCGCACGCCCGGCAACCGGTCGGCGGCCTGGAACTTGGCCGTCGTCTCGTCGAAGGCGGCGATCGAAAGGTACTTCTGCGCCGGCAGCGGGCCGACGTATTCCGGATCGGCGGGAAGCACCTGCGCCAGCTCGCCGGCTCGCTTCATGGCGCGCTCGAGAGCCGCGTCGCTGATCTCGTTGAGCGTGACACGGCCGGTCCTCCCGTCACGCGTCACCGCGACGACCACGTTGATCGACTCCGAAGCGCCGGAGGTCGTGATCTCGTTGTTGGCGAAGCGCGTGTTCGACGTCTCGGAGAACGTCATCGAGACCGAGGCCTCGGGCGAGGGCGCATAGCTCAGCGCCTTCTCGGTGAGGCGGCGGCACTCGGCTTCGGTCGGACGCATGGCTACTCCGTGCGCAGCACGTTGATGCGCCGGAACAGCGCCGGCGCGCACCCGTGGCTCATCGCGTTGGCCTGGCTCGGCTGGCCCTTGCCGTCGTTGGTGAGCCCATAGTTCTCCCAGAAGCGCTGGTCGGCGATCGCCGCGCAGGCGTTCCAGAAGTCCTGCGTGCGGCTCTGGTAGGCGACGTCGGCGATCATCCGGGTCTTCTTGCCGCCCTTGATCTCCCAGAAGGCGTCCCCGCCGAACTGGAAGTTGTAGCGCTGCTGGTCGATCGAGTACGAGCCGCGACCATCGATCAGGACCCCGTCCTCGACCTGGCCGATCAGGTCGTCGAGGCTGGTTCCGTCAGGCCCCGCCTTGAGCCAGACGTTGGGCATCCGCTGGAACGGAATGTGGTCGAAGCTCTCGGCGTAGCAGCAGCCGCGCGATGCCTTCTCGCCCACCAGGTGCGCCTGATCGCGAATGGTCTGGTAGGCCATGAAGACGCCTTCCTGGATCATGGGCCACGACGTGGCCTTCACGCCGTCGTCGTCGTAACCCACCGTCGACATCGCCTGGGGCAGCGTGCGGTCGCCCTGGACGTTCACCAGCTTCGAACCGAACTGGAACTTCCCCATCTTCTCGGCGGGCGGCGCCAGGAACGAGGTTCCGGCGTAGTTCGCTTCGTAGCCGAGCGCGCGATCGAGCTCGGTGGAATGGCCGATGCTCTCGTGAATCGTCAGGCAGAGGTGCGAGGGCAGGAGGATCAGGTCCTTCACTCCGGGACTGACCGACGGCGCGGCAAGGTGCTCGACGGCTTCGGCGCCCACGCGGCCGGCCTGGTCGACCATCTTGCAGCGCTCGATGTGCTCGTAGCCGCCCGTGACCGGCTGAACCTGGAAGTTGCGCGTCTTGGTCTTACGGCTCGACAGATCCACCGCGGTCGCGCTCATCGAGGGCGCCGTCTGGACGATGAGCTGCTGGATGTACGAGCCGTCGGTGGAGGCGTAGTACTTGTCCTCGGTGCGGAACCACATCGAGGCGTTCACCGTGCTGACGCCCGACACTTTCTTGGCCGCGGCGTTGGATCGCTGCAGGTAGTCCAGCTTCTCCTCGATCGGCACGTCGAAGGGGTTGCGCTGGAACGGCGTGACATAGCGGTCCTGGTAGGCCGGCACCGGCGCGAGCTGGACCGGACGGCGTCGCAGGGCGGAGTTCGCCTTGGCGATGGACGTCGCCTGAGCGGCGATCTTGCCGATCTGGTCTCGATGCACGGCGGGGCTGGCGGCGAAGCCCCACGCTCCCGAATGGATCACTCGCACTCCGAACCCGAACGATTCGCTCTCGATCACCGACGGGACGTGGTTGACCTTGCCGCTCGTGGTTCCACTGGCGCGATCGGGGCTGGTGCGCAGCGACACGATCTGGTTTCGATAGCGATTGATCCGGATGTCGGCGTAGGTGCAGCCCAGCTTCTTCGCGCGGTCGAGCGCGACGTCGGCAAGGGCCTTGAGCTCCGCGGCGCTGAGCGGCGCCGCTTCGAGGCGCTGGATGGAGAGGAACGGCCCTTCGAGCGCATTGCCGATGGTGAGCGCGCCGGTGGTGAGACCGATCGCGCGCAGGAACTGGCGGCGAGACAGGGTCACGGCAACCCTCCGGAACCTGTGGCTGCGAAGACGCGAGGCCGGAACGCTAGCACAGCCGGCCCCGGTCTCACACGGCGAACCGCGACCCCACTACCTACCGCGGAGCATCACCATCTTTCGGGTGACCGAATGACCCGCGGTGACCGCGCGGTAGAAGTAAACGCCTCCGGCGGTCGGGGTTCCGTCGTCCGTGCGCCCGTCCCAGGTGAAGGCCCGCGCGCCAGCTTCCGCTGGCCCGTGGAACAAGGTGGCAATCCGCCGCCCGGCCAGGTCGTAGATCCCGACGTCCAGCAGACCCGGACGCTCCATTTGCACGCTGAACCGGGTCGAGCCATCGAATGGATTGGGCTGTGCGGCCGAGAGAGACACCGCGCCTTCCGCGCCCAGCGTCAGCTGGGGCTCGCCGAGGTCGACGCGGAGCTTGACGCCGTCGATGCCGCTGAAGTCGCCCTCGGTCACCACCAACCTGCCGCCTGGTTCCACGCCGCCGCGCGAGGTCAATCGCAGCGTCAGCTCGAGCGGCTCGCCGGTGTAGACGTTCGCCGGAACAGGCCCAAACCCGTTGATGATTCCGAGGGTCAGCTCGTTGCCGCGGGTCTGGTGGAGCTGGAGCCACCCAGGCCGACCTGCCACGGCGCCCACGACGAACCGATCCGAAGGGAAGCGGATCACGAGCCGGGCCGCGCCGATCGAGAACGATCCGTGAATCTGCACGGGAACGTCCATGCCGCTCGCGGTGCGGCGGGCTGCGCCGAAACGAACCGAGACCTCGGGCGCCGCACGCACCGTGTCCACTGGACAGGCCGGGCAGCCCGGCCCGCGCAAGAGCTCGCTGGCGCAACACAGCACGTCATTGACGTTCGTCTCGCCATCGCCGTCGCAATCGAGATCCGTCATGTCCGCGAGGCAACCGATGTCGGATTGGATGCAGCGCACCATCAGGACCAGATCTCGCACGTCCAGCCGGCCATCCTCGTTGCGGTCGCACTCGCCCCTGCCGACGCAGATCACGGCCGTCGCCGGCTTCTGGCCGCGGACCGCGCACTCCGGAACTCCCTGACCATCCCCGTCGGATCCCAGCAGGCTCCATCTCGTCGACACCTCGATGCGGGACGCCTGGCTCTGAGGCTCGAGCTTCACCTTCACG encodes:
- a CDS encoding TldD/PmbA family protein; protein product: MTLSRRQFLRAIGLTTGALTIGNALEGPFLSIQRLEAAPLSAAELKALADVALDRAKKLGCTYADIRINRYRNQIVSLRTSPDRASGTTSGKVNHVPSVIESESFGFGVRVIHSGAWGFAASPAVHRDQIGKIAAQATSIAKANSALRRRPVQLAPVPAYQDRYVTPFQRNPFDVPIEEKLDYLQRSNAAAKKVSGVSTVNASMWFRTEDKYYASTDGSYIQQLIVQTAPSMSATAVDLSSRKTKTRNFQVQPVTGGYEHIERCKMVDQAGRVGAEAVEHLAAPSVSPGVKDLILLPSHLCLTIHESIGHSTELDRALGYEANYAGTSFLAPPAEKMGKFQFGSKLVNVQGDRTLPQAMSTVGYDDDGVKATSWPMIQEGVFMAYQTIRDQAHLVGEKASRGCCYAESFDHIPFQRMPNVWLKAGPDGTSLDDLIGQVEDGVLIDGRGSYSIDQQRYNFQFGGDAFWEIKGGKKTRMIADVAYQSRTQDFWNACAAIADQRFWENYGLTNDGKGQPSQANAMSHGCAPALFRRINVLRTE
- a CDS encoding zinc metalloprotease; this translates as MRLQVPQFAHSPDSVFIVLLCCLATVTWTGEAFPSSNFDGRACGTVEPSATEAQIIQQELEEKTGGPGAQSGVGGIVRVAVHVLHNGVEGNVTDAQIEAQIRELNLDFSGAAGGYDTGYRFVLVSVDRTLNPDWFDMVQGSNQEKRCKETLAIDPVHTVNIYTARFNALGWSTFPWGVTEDNVYQGMVVHYGSLPGGHITNFNMGRTVTHEMGHYFGLFHTFFTGCQEPNDFVADTPAQAAQTTGCPAEGTDTCPLPGVDPIHNFLDYSYDACYAEFTPGQDARMDGMINTYKPNLITSPLAVSGASSHGIAALRPVIPNPSGPRVQLSFALRQEARVILRVVDLSGRIVAKLVDGVLPAGDHMRVFEAGPAASGIYFADLTAAGERVSRRVVVTR
- a CDS encoding TldD/PmbA family protein; protein product: MRPTEAECRRLTEKALSYAPSPEASVSMTFSETSNTRFANNEITTSGASESINVVVAVTRDGRTGRVTLNEISDAALERAMKRAGELAQVLPADPEYVGPLPAQKYLSIAAFDETTAKFQAADRLPGVRAVIDPAAEQKMNSSGFFLNGCSTQCLANKAGNFGYHRSTDASYSATVRTADGTGSGWADDSSTRVKEVDALALAKRALQKASASASPKALEPGDYTVVLEPAAVADLLGNNLTQALSARTAEEGRSYFSKKGGGTLVSEKVFGDMVTLKSDPTDARRPGLPWITAGGGGGGGGGGGFGGGFAGDFGIATRPITWIEKGVLKGLAYDRYWAHRAGREPTPAPTSMVLEGGQDTLEKLIASTDRGLLVTHFWYIRVVNPQTMQLTGLTRDGLWLIEDGKISRPVMNFRFNESPGVLLSNILGMTPAVRAGNAIVPAIKASNFTFSSLSDAV
- a CDS encoding tetratricopeptide repeat protein, which translates into the protein IPAALELQSGVVSPAHFTTKGPGLPILLVFLGPLVSGDMFAAAKLVNTLAASLALWAIFKCFGGQLGGRAGLVIAIGVLVNPTFLQATLEAGTDLPALALGFAATAMALGAAGKGRLFLAGALAASAVLTRSNYVFLPFATTVLILRSPSRIRRLLPYLAGFVLPLVSWLTVFYVKTGALPRDTNYLNLAYAIYGSSSPWETFANTAAAYFRSYADVLRLDPLLVAGRLAMNIATRWTLDASTLLPVPLGILGIVGVLLLWQRQKARGFLIAHFSLAYLLLCLAFYSPRFGLYLLPFYLSGVALLMLWTQDASPAEAKEGQWARWSVSKWSGVTIVAILYAGSAFLAARQVATLLAQTPHVVREVAIAFRGTQRPGTRVMARKPHVAYYSGMDYVPLPRARSLTDLVIAAEQARARFVFVSPIEGELRPELAVLMDSGLTVPGLRQVAYRATAPGKGAAMYLVEGALPKEAEQRRAVAQSLIRHPSAASQDGQVAIATELLHAGEYEQVVNLLTSTSALDRDNPDVAGLLSNAYHALGRYNDAARECLRAMRHGEGTAQHYDQLGRIRFRQLRYAEASQCFRTAIEMEPGDVDRRYLLGLAEFEQRHYAIAAREFEAYLALFPQSSEARRMTAISLARSGDRSGALRLLSSALGESDAGASASLRALADSLAAQ